One window of Burkholderia thailandensis E264 genomic DNA carries:
- a CDS encoding ABC transporter ATP-binding protein, producing MIELERVCKDYHTRQGMRRVLNRIDLRVKQGEKVGILGRNGAGKSTLIRMISGAELPTEGRIRRSMNVSWPLAFGGAFQGSLTGMDNLRFICRVYGADPKAAEPFVQEFSELGYYLREPVKSYSAGMRARLAFAISMAIEFDCFLIDEIVAVGDSRFHAKCHHELFEQRKDRALIIVSHDASYIRQHCDRASVLIEGKLHSFDSVEDAYTFYQESTA from the coding sequence ATGATCGAGCTCGAGCGGGTCTGCAAGGACTATCACACGCGGCAAGGCATGCGCCGCGTGCTGAACCGGATCGACCTGCGCGTGAAGCAAGGCGAGAAGGTCGGCATCCTCGGGCGCAACGGCGCCGGCAAGTCGACGCTGATCCGGATGATCAGCGGTGCGGAGTTGCCGACGGAGGGCCGCATCCGGCGCAGCATGAACGTGTCCTGGCCGCTTGCGTTCGGCGGCGCGTTCCAGGGCAGCCTGACCGGCATGGACAATCTGCGCTTCATCTGCCGCGTCTACGGCGCCGATCCGAAGGCGGCCGAACCGTTCGTGCAGGAATTCTCGGAGCTCGGCTACTACCTGCGCGAACCGGTCAAGAGCTACTCGGCCGGGATGCGCGCGCGTCTCGCGTTCGCGATCTCGATGGCGATCGAGTTCGACTGCTTCCTGATCGACGAGATCGTCGCCGTCGGCGACAGCCGCTTTCACGCGAAGTGTCACCACGAGTTGTTCGAGCAGCGCAAGGATCGCGCGCTCATCATCGTGAGCCACGACGCGAGCTACATCCGGCAGCATTGCGACCGCGCATCCGTGCTGATCGAAGGCAAGCTGCATTCGTTCGACTCGGTCGAAGATGCGTACACGTTCTATCAGGAAAGCACCGCATGA
- a CDS encoding ABC transporter permease produces the protein MAHHDTPFARSLAIQARVVGALLMREILTRFGRHNIGFLWIFFEPMMFTLGVLGLWTMTKATHGSTLPITAFAVTGYSPVLLWRNCANRCALAILPNQALLYHRNVRVIDFFFARLLLEISGATMSFTFLTIFFIIAGMMHPPENMMMILGAWLHLAVFGSGLALIIGALSERSEAVERIWHTVAYLMFPLSGSIFMVSWLPEKFQKAVLLLPMVHGTEMLRGGYFGSLVTPHYSIRYMVFSDLILLLIGLYCVRDAGRKVEPE, from the coding sequence ATGGCACATCACGACACTCCGTTCGCCCGTTCGCTCGCGATCCAGGCGCGCGTCGTCGGCGCGCTGCTGATGCGCGAGATCCTGACGCGCTTCGGCCGCCACAACATCGGCTTCCTGTGGATCTTCTTCGAGCCGATGATGTTCACGCTCGGCGTGCTCGGCCTCTGGACGATGACGAAAGCGACGCACGGCTCGACGCTGCCGATCACCGCGTTTGCTGTGACGGGCTACTCGCCCGTGCTGCTGTGGCGCAACTGCGCGAACCGCTGCGCGCTCGCGATCTTGCCGAACCAGGCGCTCCTCTATCACCGCAACGTGCGCGTGATCGACTTCTTCTTCGCACGCCTGCTGCTCGAGATCTCCGGTGCGACGATGTCATTTACGTTCCTGACGATCTTCTTCATCATCGCGGGCATGATGCATCCGCCCGAAAACATGATGATGATCCTCGGCGCATGGCTGCATCTCGCCGTGTTCGGCTCCGGCCTCGCGCTCATCATCGGCGCGCTGTCCGAGCGCAGCGAGGCGGTCGAGCGTATCTGGCACACGGTCGCCTACCTGATGTTTCCGCTGTCGGGCTCGATCTTCATGGTGTCGTGGCTGCCCGAGAAATTCCAGAAAGCCGTGCTGTTGCTGCCGATGGTGCACGGCACCGAAATGCTGCGCGGCGGCTACTTCGGCTCGCTCGTCACGCCGCACTACAGCATCCGCTACATGGTGTTCAGCGACTTGATCCTGCTGCTGATCGGCCTGTACTGCGTGCGCGACGCGGGCCGCAAGGTGGAGCCGGAATGA